In one Pyxidicoccus xibeiensis genomic region, the following are encoded:
- a CDS encoding outer membrane lipoprotein-sorting protein, translated as MFRSFLALLVAVVTGLGVPAHAEDEALVLMRKSDAQHRLPQERVRSRLMLQDQGGAQRTRQVEFITLDGEGRGDRLRVRFLQPADVKGTTLLSLQAPDEKDGDDQWLYLPSFRKTRRVGQAELGDRFVGTDFFFEDLKRREVEDYRYRLLGSETVDGQDCHLIEAVPSAPQVVKESPYGKTHIWMRKDNLFSVRVRAFDRKLQPLKEMRMSQLRKVSGAVWRADETTVIDVQRKHRTVLTVEQRQTEFTLASDTFSQHALSVE; from the coding sequence ATGTTTCGTTCGTTCCTCGCCCTCCTGGTGGCGGTCGTGACTGGCTTGGGTGTCCCGGCCCATGCCGAGGACGAGGCCCTGGTCCTGATGCGGAAGAGTGACGCCCAGCACCGCCTGCCGCAGGAGCGGGTGCGCTCCCGTCTGATGCTGCAGGATCAGGGCGGGGCACAGCGCACGCGCCAGGTGGAGTTCATCACGCTGGATGGCGAGGGGCGCGGGGACCGGCTGCGCGTGCGCTTCCTCCAGCCCGCGGACGTGAAGGGCACCACCCTGCTGAGCCTCCAGGCCCCGGACGAGAAGGACGGGGACGACCAGTGGCTGTACCTGCCGTCCTTCCGCAAGACGCGCCGGGTGGGGCAGGCGGAGCTGGGGGACCGCTTCGTCGGCACCGACTTCTTCTTCGAGGACCTCAAGCGCCGGGAGGTGGAGGACTACCGCTATCGCCTGCTCGGCAGCGAGACGGTGGATGGCCAGGACTGTCACCTCATCGAAGCCGTGCCATCCGCACCCCAGGTGGTGAAGGAGTCGCCCTACGGCAAGACGCACATCTGGATGCGCAAGGACAACCTCTTCTCCGTCCGCGTGCGCGCCTTCGACAGGAAGCTCCAGCCGCTCAAGGAGATGCGGATGAGCCAGCTCCGCAAGGTCTCGGGCGCTGTGTGGCGGGCGGATGAGACGACGGTCATCGACGTCCAGCGCAAGCACCGCACCGTGCTCACGGTGGAACAGCGCCAGACGGAGTTCACCCTCGCGTCGGACACCTTCAGCCAGCACGCGCTGAGCGTCGAGTAG